In Oncorhynchus clarkii lewisi isolate Uvic-CL-2024 chromosome 2, UVic_Ocla_1.0, whole genome shotgun sequence, one DNA window encodes the following:
- the LOC139422776 gene encoding apolipoprotein C-II-like produces MNKLLVITVLVTLLGLSAQGLRLPRQAEEGTPEEPAADVAEADGEQGTLEKLTSVVKGYYDTSISTASSWLDSIDGLKLKEKAANAISDTTVAAMTYAGILQDQVYHILYQQ; encoded by the exons ATGAACAAGCTTCTGGTCATCACTGTGCTCGTCACTCTTCTGGGCCTCA GTGCTCAGGGCCTCCGTCTGCCTAGGCAAGCTGAGGAGGGTACGCCTGAGGAACCGGCCGCTGATGTTGCTGAGGCTGATGGAGAGCAGGGAACCCTGGAAAAGCTGACCAGCGTCGTCAAGGGCTACTACGACACATCCATCAGTACCGCCTCTAGCTGGCTGGACAGCATCGATGGCCTGAAGCTGAAGGAGAAGGCtgc GAATGCCATCAGTGACACCACCGTGGCGGCGATGACTTATGCTGGCATCCTGCAGGACCAGGTCTACCACATCTTATACCAACAGTAA